The Miscanthus floridulus cultivar M001 chromosome 7, ASM1932011v1, whole genome shotgun sequence genome includes a region encoding these proteins:
- the LOC136467952 gene encoding NADH dehydrogenase [ubiquinone] 1 alpha subcomplex subunit 9, mitochondrial-like produces MRTPQGPKPTTLPFLSLSPSSSSSPPPLGPLVASSSADHHRPPATRTATMQAAAWRRHLLYHHLSPSISAAIAAFRSASQPGLAPQGLCGADGARYMSSAREPAVKGSGHLVRKGTGGRSSVSGIVATVFGATGFLGRYLVQQLAKMGSQVLVPFRGCEDSHRHLKIMGDLGQIVPMKYHPRDVDSIKAVMAKSNVVINLIGREYETRNYSFEEVNHHMAEQLATIAKEHGGIMRFIQVSCLGASPSSESRMLRTKAAGEQSILKEFPEATIMRPATMIGTEDRILNRWAQFAKNWGFLPLVSGGSTKIQPVYVIDVAAAIVNSLKDDGTSMGKIYELGGPEIYTVHELAELMYETIREWPRYVNVPLPVARAIASPREMLLNKVPFPLLTPSIFNLDQINAFAVDNLVSEDALTFEDLGIMPQKLKGYPVEYLVSYRKGGPAFGSTVSEKMRSSEM; encoded by the exons ATGCGGACGCCCCAAGGCCCCAAGCCCACAACCCTACCATTCCTTTCTCTctcaccgtcgtcgtcgtcatcgccaCCCCCACTTGGCCCCCTCgtcgcctcctcctccgccgACCACCACCGTCCACCGGCGACAAGGACAGCAACGATGCAGGCGGCGGCGTGGAGGCGTCACCTCCTCTACCACCATCTCTCCCCTTCCATCTCGGCCGCCATCGCCGCCTTCAGATCCGCCTCGCAGCCGGGGCTCGCTCCCCAAG GGTTGTGCGGAGCGGATGGCGCGAGGTACATGTCGTCCGCGAGGGAGCCGGCGGTCAAGGGGTCCGGGCATCTCGTCCGCAAGGGCACCGGAGGGAGGTCTTCTGTGAG TGGAATCGTAGCCACGGTGTTTGGAGCTACTGGGTTTCTTGGGCGTTATCTTGTGCAACAACTTG CCAAGATGGGATCTCAAGTGCTTGTCCCATTCAGAGGTTGCGAGGATTCTCATCGCCACCTGAAGATTATGGGTGACTTGGGTCAG ATTGTGCCGATGAAATACCATCCAAGAGATGTTGATTCAATTAAGGCTGTTATGGCCAAGTCAAATGTGGTTATTAACCTCATAG GACGAGAGTATGAAACAAGGAACTACAGCTTTGAAGAAGTAAACCACCATATGGCTGAACAACTTGCAACG ATTGCTAAGGAGCATGGTGGTATCATGAGATTTATCCAGGTTTCTTGCCTAGGGGCATCACCGTCTTCTGAATCTAGAATGTTGAGGACAAAAGCTGCAGGAGAGCAATCAATCTTGAAAGAATTCCCTGAG GCTACAATCATGAGGCCTGCTACCATGATTGGCACAGAAGATCGAATTTTGAACAGATGGGCACAATTTGCAAAGAATTGGGGTTTCCTCCCGCTTGTTAGTGGTGGATCTACAAA GATTCAGCCTGTTTATGTAATCGATGTTGCTGCTGCTATTGTCAACTCCCTCAAGGATGACGGCACTAGCATGGGAAAGATATATGAACTTGGGGGCCCTGAGATTTACACTGTCCATGAGCTG GCTGAGCTGATGTATGAAACAATCCGTGAATGGCCACGATATGTCAATGTTCCTCTTCCTGTTGCAAGG GCTATTGCTTCCCCAAGGGAAATGTTGCTCAACAAAGTGCCGTTCCCCCTGCTAACCCCTTCCATTTTCAACCTAGATCAGATCAATGCATTCGCTGTAGACAACCTCGTGTCTGAAGATG CTCTCACCTTCGAAGACCTCGGCATCATGCCTCAGAAGCTGAAGGGGTACCCGGTGGAATACCTCGTGTCGTACAGGAAGGGTGGGCCAGCTTTTGGCTCGACCGTTAGCGAGAAGATGAGGAGCTCCGAGATGTAG
- the LOC136467953 gene encoding uncharacterized protein has translation MTCAGLLLWLGTATAAERSRSGAGCLVASSASFSPGELHGGADEGMDAQPNWRAGAAASRLSYKNATIAVCAFNLLVAALLLHNYFSSWTRIAGGDRLDSAQLRYIWESEELRRAMEPVDLIRRVKEIEQEAYGEHGMATDEDPKQTAAVDLSKRLKDLRAGNDGSSQKALEEWRKRKMERARQRAIEKNGTSSAKTK, from the exons ATGACGTGCGCTGGGCTGCTGCTTTGGTTAGGTACAGCTACAGCTGCAGAACGCAGCCGATCCGGGGCTGGTTGCCTCGTCGCCTCGTCGGCTTCCTTCTCCCCCGGCGAGCTCCACGGCGGCGCCGACGAGGGGATGGACGCGCAGCCTAACTGGAGAGCTGGGGCGGCGGCCTCGAGGCTGTCGTACAAGAATGCCACCATCGCCGTGTGCGCCTTTAACCTCCTCGTTGCGGCCCTCCTCCTCCACAACTACTTCTCGTCCTGGACGCGCATCGCCGGCGGGGACAGGCTCGATTCCG CTCAGCTTCGGTATATATGGGAATCTGAGGAGTTGCGTCGTGCTATGGAGCCTGTGGATTTGATCAGAAGA GTGAAGGAAATTGAGCAAGAAGCTTATGGTGAGCATGGCATGGCGACAGATGAAGATCCTAAGCAGACTGCTGCCGTTGATTTATCAAAACGGCTGAAGGATTTAAGGGCGGGGAATGATGGCAGTAGCCAAAAAG CTCTTGAAGAATGGCGTAAACGGAAGATGGAGCGTGCAAGGCAGCGAGCGATCGAAAAGAATGGGACTTCTAGTGCAAAAACTAAATGA